In Streptomyces alboniger, the following are encoded in one genomic region:
- the rdgB gene encoding RdgB/HAM1 family non-canonical purine NTP pyrophosphatase, whose translation MTRLILATRNTGKITELRAILADAGLTHDLVGADAYPEIPDVRETGVTFAENALLKAHALARATGLPAVADDSGLCVDVLGGAPGILSARWSGRHGDDRANLDLLLAQLSDISPEHRGAHFACAAALALPDGTERVVEGRLRGTLRTAPAGSGGFGYDPILQPEGETRTCAELTADEKNAISHRGEAFRGLVPVVRELLG comes from the coding sequence ATGACCCGCCTCATCCTCGCCACCCGCAACACCGGCAAGATCACGGAACTGAGGGCGATCCTCGCCGACGCAGGCCTGACCCACGACCTCGTCGGCGCGGACGCCTACCCCGAGATCCCCGACGTCAGGGAAACCGGCGTCACCTTCGCCGAGAACGCCCTCCTCAAGGCACACGCCCTCGCCCGCGCCACCGGCCTGCCCGCCGTCGCCGACGACTCGGGCCTGTGCGTCGACGTACTCGGCGGTGCCCCCGGCATCCTCTCCGCCCGCTGGTCGGGCCGCCACGGCGACGACCGGGCCAACCTGGACCTGCTCCTGGCCCAGCTGTCCGACATCTCCCCGGAACACCGGGGCGCCCACTTCGCCTGCGCGGCGGCCCTGGCGCTGCCGGACGGCACGGAACGCGTGGTGGAGGGCCGGCTGCGCGGCACCCTGCGCACGGCCCCCGCGGGCTCCGGCGGCTTCGGCTACGACCCGATCCTCCAGCCGGAGGGCGAGACCCGCACATGCGCGGAGCTGACGGCGGACGAGAAGAACGCGATCAGCCATCGCGGGGAGGCGTTCCGGGGGTTGGTGCCGGTGGTGCGGGAGTTGTTGGGCTGA
- the rph gene encoding ribonuclease PH: MSSTPSPRIDGRTPEQLRPITIERGWSKHAEGSVLISFGDTKVFCTASVTEGVPRWRKGSGEGWVTAEYSMLPRSTNTRGDREAVRGKIGGRTHEISRLIGRSLRAVIDYKSLGENTIVLDCDVLQADGGTRTAAITGAYVALADAVAWAQGKKLIKAGRKPLTDTVSAVSVGIVGGVPLLDLCYEEDVKADTDMNVVCTGDGRFVEVQGTAEAEPFDRKELNALLDLAVGGCEDLAAFQREALAATR; encoded by the coding sequence ATGTCCTCTACGCCCTCCCCCCGCATCGACGGCCGCACGCCCGAACAACTCCGCCCCATCACCATCGAACGCGGCTGGAGCAAGCACGCCGAGGGCTCCGTCCTCATCTCCTTCGGCGACACCAAGGTCTTCTGCACCGCCTCCGTCACCGAAGGCGTCCCGCGCTGGCGCAAGGGCAGCGGCGAGGGCTGGGTCACCGCCGAGTACTCGATGCTGCCCCGCTCCACCAACACCCGCGGCGACCGCGAAGCCGTCCGCGGCAAGATCGGCGGCCGCACGCACGAGATCTCCCGCCTCATCGGCCGCAGCCTGCGCGCCGTCATCGACTACAAGTCGCTCGGCGAGAACACCATCGTCCTCGACTGCGACGTCCTCCAGGCCGACGGCGGCACCCGCACCGCCGCCATCACCGGCGCCTACGTCGCCCTCGCCGACGCCGTCGCCTGGGCCCAGGGCAAGAAGCTCATCAAGGCGGGCCGCAAGCCCCTCACCGACACCGTCTCCGCCGTCTCCGTCGGCATCGTCGGCGGCGTGCCCCTCCTCGACCTCTGCTACGAGGAGGACGTCAAGGCCGACACCGACATGAACGTCGTCTGCACCGGCGACGGCCGCTTCGTCGAGGTCCAGGGCACCGCCGAGGCCGAGCCCTTCGACCGCAAGGAGCTCAACGCGCTCCTCGACCTCGCCGTCGGCGGCTGCGAGGACCTCGCCGCCTTCCAGCGCGAGGCGCTGGCCGCCACGCGCTAG
- a CDS encoding PTS transporter subunit EIIC — translation MSSDAAAVPRKKWWNGLFQGLQKMGRSLQLPIAVLPAAGILNRLGQPDVFGDDGLGWTNVAKVFAAAGGSLLDSSLGLPLLFCVGVAIGMAKKADGSTALAAVAGFLVYYAVLRAFPEDCPADTTFGAAGMWSGVCVAEDGTVAQAAYQNPGVFGGIVMGLLAAWFWQRYHRVKLVDWLGFFNGRRLVPIIMAFVGLIFAGLCVWIWPPVGDALTSFSKWLVDLGWLGSGIFGVANRALLTVGLHQFLNTFVWFQFGDYTKPDGTMVHGDINRFLAGDPTAGQFTSGFFPIMMFALPAAALAITHCARPERRKVVGGMMLSVGLTSFVTGITEPIEYSFLFIAPLLYALHAVLTGVSMAVTWALGVKDGFSFSAGLIDYVINWSLATKPWLIILIGLGFGVVYYFVFRFVITKFDLATPGREPQEEAEALDREQTKA, via the coding sequence ATGAGTTCCGACGCCGCAGCGGTGCCGCGGAAGAAGTGGTGGAACGGCCTGTTCCAGGGCTTGCAGAAGATGGGCCGCAGCCTCCAGCTGCCCATCGCGGTGCTGCCGGCCGCCGGCATCCTCAACCGCCTCGGCCAGCCGGACGTCTTCGGTGACGACGGGCTCGGCTGGACGAACGTGGCCAAGGTCTTCGCCGCGGCGGGCGGCTCCCTGCTCGACTCCTCCCTCGGTCTGCCGCTGCTGTTCTGCGTCGGTGTCGCGATCGGCATGGCGAAGAAGGCGGACGGTTCGACGGCGCTCGCCGCGGTCGCGGGTTTCCTCGTGTACTACGCGGTGCTGCGCGCCTTCCCCGAGGACTGCCCCGCGGATACGACGTTCGGCGCGGCCGGGATGTGGAGCGGCGTCTGTGTCGCGGAGGACGGCACGGTGGCGCAGGCCGCGTACCAGAATCCGGGGGTGTTCGGCGGCATCGTGATGGGTCTGCTCGCCGCGTGGTTCTGGCAGCGCTACCACCGCGTGAAGCTGGTCGACTGGCTCGGCTTCTTCAACGGCCGTCGGCTGGTGCCGATCATCATGGCCTTCGTCGGGCTGATCTTCGCGGGGCTGTGCGTCTGGATCTGGCCGCCGGTGGGTGACGCGCTGACCAGCTTCTCCAAGTGGCTGGTGGATCTGGGCTGGCTGGGCTCGGGCATCTTCGGCGTCGCCAACCGCGCGCTGCTCACGGTCGGGCTTCACCAGTTCCTGAATACGTTCGTGTGGTTCCAGTTCGGCGACTACACGAAGCCGGACGGCACGATGGTGCACGGCGACATCAACCGGTTCCTCGCGGGCGATCCGACGGCGGGCCAGTTCACCTCGGGCTTCTTCCCGATCATGATGTTCGCGTTGCCCGCGGCGGCGCTCGCGATCACGCACTGCGCGCGCCCGGAGCGGCGCAAGGTGGTCGGCGGCATGATGCTCTCGGTCGGTCTGACGTCGTTCGTCACGGGCATCACCGAGCCGATCGAGTACTCGTTCCTCTTCATCGCGCCGCTGCTGTACGCGCTGCACGCGGTGCTGACCGGCGTCTCGATGGCGGTGACGTGGGCGCTGGGCGTGAAGGACGGCTTCAGCTTCTCCGCGGGGCTGATCGACTACGTCATCAACTGGAGTCTGGCGACGAAGCCCTGGCTGATCATTCTGATCGGGCTCGGCTTCGGCGTCGTGTACTACTTCGTATTCCGCTTCGTCATCACCAAGTTCGATCTGGCGACTCCGGGGCGTGAACCACAGGAAGAGGCGGAGGCCCTGGACCGGGAGCAGACCAAGGCCTGA
- a CDS encoding PTS transporter subunit EIIC, with product MSTASAAPAAKKKGSGAMAVMQRIGRSLMLPVAVLPAAALLVRFGQDDMLGRESFPTFINKLASYMAAGGGALLDNMALLFCVGIAIGFAKKSDGSTALAAVTGYLVFQKVLATFTDKNLPKVASVVDGKIVMNEAPVNAGVLGGVVMGIIVALLYQKFYRTKLPDWAGFFGGRRLVPILSAFAGLVAGIVFGLIWPVLGTGLHNFSEWLVGSGAVGAGVFGVANRALIPIGMHHLLNSFPWFQAGTYKDGGTDYHGDIARFLHGDPSAGQFMTGFFPIMMFALPAACLAIVHCARPERRKVVGGMMFSLAATAFVTGVTEPIEFTFMFIAPVLYAIHAVLTGVSMALTWALGMKDGFGFSAGAVDFFLNLGIAKNPWGLALVGLCFAAVYYVVFRFAITKFNLPTPGRESDEELAELQKAEAK from the coding sequence GTGTCCACGGCCAGTGCCGCCCCCGCGGCCAAGAAGAAGGGCTCCGGCGCGATGGCTGTCATGCAGCGCATCGGCCGCAGCCTGATGCTGCCGGTCGCCGTGCTGCCCGCCGCAGCCCTCCTGGTCCGTTTCGGCCAGGACGACATGCTGGGCCGGGAGTCCTTCCCGACCTTCATCAACAAGCTCGCGAGCTACATGGCGGCGGGCGGTGGCGCGCTGCTCGACAACATGGCGCTGCTGTTCTGCGTCGGCATCGCGATCGGCTTCGCCAAGAAGTCGGACGGTTCGACGGCCCTCGCCGCCGTGACCGGCTACCTGGTCTTCCAGAAGGTGCTCGCCACCTTCACGGACAAGAACCTGCCGAAGGTCGCCTCCGTCGTCGACGGCAAGATCGTCATGAACGAGGCGCCGGTCAACGCGGGTGTGCTCGGCGGCGTCGTCATGGGCATCATCGTCGCCCTGCTGTACCAGAAGTTCTACCGGACCAAGCTGCCCGACTGGGCCGGGTTCTTCGGCGGCCGCCGCCTTGTCCCGATCCTGTCGGCCTTCGCGGGTCTGGTCGCGGGCATCGTCTTCGGCCTGATCTGGCCGGTCCTCGGCACCGGTCTGCACAACTTCAGTGAGTGGCTGGTCGGTTCGGGCGCCGTCGGCGCCGGTGTCTTCGGTGTCGCCAACCGCGCGCTGATCCCGATCGGCATGCACCACCTGCTGAACTCCTTCCCGTGGTTCCAAGCGGGCACGTACAAGGACGGCGGCACGGACTACCACGGCGACATCGCCCGCTTCCTGCACGGCGACCCGAGCGCGGGCCAGTTCATGACCGGCTTCTTCCCGATCATGATGTTCGCCCTCCCCGCGGCCTGCCTCGCGATCGTCCACTGCGCCCGTCCCGAGCGCCGCAAGGTCGTCGGCGGCATGATGTTCTCCCTCGCGGCCACCGCGTTCGTGACCGGTGTGACCGAGCCGATCGAGTTCACCTTCATGTTCATCGCGCCGGTCCTGTACGCGATCCACGCGGTGCTCACCGGTGTCTCCATGGCGCTGACCTGGGCGCTCGGCATGAAGGACGGCTTCGGCTTCTCGGCGGGCGCGGTCGACTTCTTCCTCAACCTCGGCATCGCCAAGAACCCGTGGGGCCTGGCCCTGGTCGGCCTCTGCTTCGCCGCGGTCTACTACGTGGTCTTCCGCTTCGCGATCACCAAGTTCAACCTTCCGACGCCGGGCCGCGAGTCCGACGAGGAACTGGCCGAGCTCCAGAAGGCCGAGGCGAAGTAG
- a CDS encoding MBL fold metallo-hydrolase: MKLTVVGCSGSFPSAESACSSYLVEADGFRLLLDMGNGALGELQRHIGLYDLDAIFLSHLHADHCIDMCAYFVARYYRHEGGRCAPIPVYGPEGTEQRLTTAYADTPSASSMSEVFDFHTVKPASFDIGPFSVRTEKMCHPVEAYAIRVGHAGKTLTYSGDTGPCAPLDELAAGTDLFLCEAAFTHGKENIPDLHLNGREAGESAQRAGAGRLLLTHIPPWTDPQVNLADARAVYGGPVELAAPGASYEV; encoded by the coding sequence ATGAAGCTCACCGTCGTCGGCTGCTCGGGGTCGTTTCCGTCCGCGGAGTCGGCCTGCTCGAGCTACCTCGTCGAGGCCGACGGCTTCCGGTTGCTGCTCGACATGGGCAACGGCGCCCTCGGCGAGCTGCAGCGCCACATCGGTCTCTACGACCTCGACGCGATCTTCCTCAGCCATCTGCACGCCGATCACTGCATCGACATGTGCGCGTACTTCGTCGCGCGCTACTACCGGCACGAGGGAGGCCGCTGCGCCCCCATCCCGGTCTACGGCCCCGAGGGCACCGAGCAGCGTCTGACGACCGCGTACGCGGACACGCCGTCGGCCTCCTCGATGAGCGAGGTCTTCGACTTCCACACGGTCAAGCCGGCCTCGTTCGACATCGGCCCGTTCTCGGTGCGCACGGAGAAGATGTGCCACCCCGTCGAGGCGTACGCCATCCGCGTCGGGCACGCCGGGAAGACCCTCACCTACTCCGGTGACACCGGCCCCTGCGCGCCCCTGGACGAGCTGGCCGCCGGCACCGACCTCTTCCTGTGCGAGGCGGCCTTCACCCACGGCAAGGAGAACATCCCCGACCTCCACCTGAACGGCCGCGAGGCGGGGGAGTCCGCGCAGCGCGCGGGCGCGGGAAGGCTGCTGCTCACCCACATCCCGCCGTGGACCGACCCCCAGGTGAACCTCGCGGACGCCCGCGCGGTGTACGGGGGGCCGGTGGAACTCGCGGCGCCCGGCGCGTCGTACGAGGTCTGA
- a CDS encoding type II toxin-antitoxin system PemK/MazF family toxin, with product MDTSWWLALAAVVVLALVVALVDGWGRGPRRRSTRPPGRTRPPRGPRRRLPAPRPAEIWWARVPFEDGPGGKDRPCLVLSVRGESARVAKITSRYHDERAGVIPLPPGSVGDAEGRPSFLETDELRDVPLWEFRRRAGAVDPVVWDQVRYLAG from the coding sequence ATGGACACGTCCTGGTGGCTGGCGCTCGCCGCCGTCGTGGTGCTCGCGCTGGTCGTCGCGCTGGTGGACGGATGGGGCCGCGGGCCCCGGCGGCGGAGCACCCGTCCGCCGGGCCGGACCCGGCCGCCGCGTGGGCCGCGGCGGCGGCTTCCCGCGCCGCGGCCCGCGGAGATCTGGTGGGCGCGGGTGCCGTTCGAGGACGGCCCCGGCGGGAAGGACCGGCCGTGTCTGGTCCTGTCCGTGCGCGGGGAGAGCGCTCGGGTCGCGAAGATCACCAGCAGGTACCACGACGAGCGGGCGGGTGTGATTCCGCTGCCGCCGGGTTCGGTGGGCGACGCGGAGGGGCGCCCCAGCTTTCTGGAGACGGACGAGCTGAGGGACGTACCGCTGTGGGAGTTCCGGCGCAGGGCCGGGGCGGTGGATCCGGTGGTGTGGGATCAGGTGCGGTACCTGGCGGGCTGA
- a CDS encoding PLP-dependent cysteine synthase family protein: MPRYDSPLAAVGNTPLVRLPRLSPSADVRIWAKLEDRNPTGSIKDRPALHMVEQAEKDGRLTPGCTILEPTSGNTGISLAMAAKLKGYRIVCVMPENTSQERRDLLAMWGAEIISSPAAGGSNTAVRVAKELAAEHPDWVMLYQYGNPDNAGAHYATTGPEVLADLPSITHFVAGLGTTGTLMGVGRYLREQKPDIKIVAAEPRYDDLVYGLRNLDEGFVPELYDASVLTTRFSVGSADAVTRTRELLQQEGIFAGVSTGAALHAAIGVGNKAVKAGESADIVFVVADGGWKYLSTGVYTAETTEAAIETLQGQLWA, translated from the coding sequence ATGCCTCGCTACGACTCCCCGCTCGCCGCGGTCGGCAACACGCCGCTCGTCCGCCTGCCGCGCCTGTCCCCGTCGGCCGACGTCCGCATCTGGGCCAAGCTGGAGGACCGCAACCCGACCGGTTCCATCAAGGACCGGCCCGCGCTGCACATGGTCGAACAGGCCGAGAAGGACGGCCGGTTGACACCCGGCTGCACGATCCTGGAGCCGACCTCCGGCAACACCGGCATCTCACTCGCCATGGCGGCCAAGCTCAAGGGCTACCGCATCGTGTGCGTCATGCCGGAGAACACCTCGCAGGAGCGGCGCGACCTGCTCGCCATGTGGGGCGCCGAGATCATCTCCTCCCCGGCGGCCGGGGGCTCCAACACCGCGGTCCGCGTCGCCAAGGAACTGGCGGCCGAGCACCCGGACTGGGTGATGCTCTACCAGTACGGCAACCCCGACAACGCGGGCGCCCACTACGCCACGACGGGCCCCGAGGTCCTCGCCGACCTCCCCTCGATCACCCACTTCGTGGCGGGCCTCGGCACGACGGGCACGCTCATGGGCGTCGGCCGCTATCTGCGCGAGCAGAAGCCGGACATCAAGATCGTCGCCGCCGAGCCGCGCTACGACGACCTCGTCTACGGCCTGCGCAACCTCGACGAGGGCTTCGTCCCCGAGCTGTACGACGCCTCCGTCCTGACCACCCGCTTCTCCGTCGGCTCGGCCGACGCGGTGACGCGCACCCGCGAACTCCTCCAGCAGGAGGGGATCTTCGCGGGCGTCTCCACGGGCGCCGCGCTGCACGCGGCGATCGGCGTCGGCAACAAGGCGGTGAAGGCGGGCGAGAGCGCCGACATCGTCTTCGTCGTCGCCGACGGCGGCTGGAAGTACCTCTCGACGGGCGTCTACACCGCGGAGACGACCGAGGCGGCCATCGAAACACTCCAGGGCCAGCTGTGGGCCTAG
- a CDS encoding MoaD/ThiS family protein: MAIEVRIPTILRTYTDGEKAVQGSGGTLAELFTDLDSRHAGIAERIVDDGKLRRFVNVYLNDEDVRFLDGISTKLSDGDSVTILPAVAGGMV, from the coding sequence ATGGCCATCGAGGTCCGCATCCCGACCATCCTCCGCACCTACACCGACGGCGAGAAGGCCGTCCAGGGCAGCGGTGGCACCCTCGCCGAGCTGTTCACCGACCTGGACTCGCGGCACGCGGGCATCGCCGAGCGCATCGTCGACGACGGCAAGCTGCGCCGCTTCGTGAACGTGTACCTCAACGACGAGGACGTCCGCTTCCTCGACGGCATCTCCACGAAGCTCTCCGACGGCGACAGCGTCACGATCCTGCCGGCCGTCGCCGGCGGCATGGTCTAG